The proteins below are encoded in one region of Taeniopygia guttata chromosome 15, bTaeGut7.mat, whole genome shotgun sequence:
- the ESS2 gene encoding splicing factor ESS-2 homolog, which translates to MEAIPVPPASPAALVPAPAAGPVAVMGKEVVSPAARHSKKILDEEAYIESLEKIIQRDFFPDVEKLRAQKDYLEAEENGDLEKMRQIAIKFGSSLNKSSRDTPAPYVTPATFETPEVHPGGLPVGNKSKAGIKTTEEGEAEKDDKDALPSLDTFLAKHTSEDNASFEQIMEVAKEKEKVKHAWLYSAEEEYTRRQNENLALPSAEQQALENVKAGLDTWEYTARNTLMYYPTGVPDESEVFKKPREVVHRNTRFVKDPFSQAVSKSQLQQAAALNAQYKQGKVGPDGKELIPQESPKVNGYGFVATPSPAPGVNESPFMTWGEIESTPLRLEGSERPYVDRTPGPAFKILEPGRRERLGLKMANEVAAKNRAKKQEALRKVTENLASLTPKGLSPAMSPALQRLVNRTASKYTDKALRASYTPSPAHTGTPGYKTPASGPQTPQSTPQSRTVSQTPVSQDTTSITDNLLQLPKRRKASDFF; encoded by the exons ATGGAGGCGATACCGGTGCCCCCGGCCTCTCCCGCCGCTCTGGTGCCGGCTCCCGCCGCGGGCCCCGTCGCCGTGATGGGGAAGGAAGTGGTGTCGCCAGCTGCGCGGCACTCGAAGAAGATCCTGGATGAGGAGGCCTATATCGAG AGCTTAGAGAAGATCATCCAGCGAGACTTTTTTCCCGATGTGGAGAAGTTGCGGGCACAGAAGGACTATCTGGAGGCTGAGGAAAATGGTGACTTGGAGAAAATGAGACAAATTGCTATCAAGTTTGGCTCTTCATTGAACAAATCGTCGAGGGACACACCTGCACCCT atGTTACCCCAGCCACATTTGAAACCCCAGAAGTGCATCCAGGTGGCCTTCCAGTGGGAAATAAATCTAAGGCTGGCATCAAGACAACAGAGGAAG gagaagcagaaaaagatgATAAAGATGCTCTTCCCAGCCTGGACACCTTCTTGGCAAAGCACACGAGTGAGGATAATGCTTCCTTTGAGCAGATCATGGAAGTGgccaaggagaaggagaaggtcaAGCACGCCTGGCTGTACAGCGCGGAGGAGGAGTACACCCGG CGACAGAATGAAAACCTGGCACTTCCTTCAGCCgagcagcaggctctggagaATGTGAAAGCTGGGCTGGATACCTGGGAATACACAGCTCGGAACACCCTCATGTATTATCCTACAG GTGTACCTGATGAGAGTGAAGTTTTTAAGAAGCCCAGGGAAGTTGTGCATCGGAACACCCGTTTTGTGAAGGACCCTTTTAGCCAAGCTGTGAGCAAATCACAGCTCCAACAAGCTGCAGCCCTCAATGCTCAG TACAAACAGGGCAAAGTGGGACCCGATGGGAAAGAACTGATACCCCAAGAGTCTCCAAAAGTGAATGGGTATGGATTTGTGGCTAccccctctcctgccccag GTGTCAATGAGTCACCTTTTATGACATGGGGTGAAATTGAAAGCACCCCTTTGCGTCTGGAAGGGTCAGAAAGACCATATGTGGACAGAACACCTGGCCCAGCTTTCAAG ATCCTGGAGCCCGGACGCCGTGAGAGGTTGGGACTCAAGATGGCCAATGAAGTAGCAGCTAAAAACCGAGCAAAGAAGCAGGAGGCACTTCGAAAAGTGACAGAAAacctggccag CCTTACTCCAAAAGGACTAAGCCCAGCAATGTCACCAGCTTTGCAAAGACTTGTAAACAGGACTGCAAGTAAATACACCGACAAAGCCCTGCGAGCCAGCTACactccctccccagcccacaCAGGAACTCCTGGTTACAAGACCCCGGCCAGTGGGCCTCAAACCCCCCAGAGCACCCCACAGTCTAGGACAGTATCTCAGACACCAGTATCTCAGGATACTACATCCATCACGGACAATTTGCTGCAGCTTCCCAAAAGAAGAAAGGCATCAGATTTCTTCTGA
- the GSC2 gene encoding homeobox protein goosecoid-2, translated as MSSEAAPGADAGRRGLKKPRPFSIEDILSSPTEKSPQVLVPLCLRSILDCTPKRLCELETIPASSLQEEEEEEEEEELEGAGCSCCCCSHTSAHSLQDLPAWLDARFPWPLQLFHPAVRVCRSSQEKPSEVQTFQQMQRRTRRHRTIFTEEQLQALETLFHQNQYPDVVTREHLANRIHLKEERVEVWFKNRRAKWRHQKRATASALTLQPKQPLKESC; from the exons atgTCTTCAGAGGCAGCACCAGGGGCTGACGCCGGCAGGCGAGGCCTGAAGAAGCCACGTCCGTTCAGCATCGAGGACATCCTCTCCAGCCCCACGGAGAAGAGCCCCCAGGTCTTGGTGCCGCTGTGCCTACGGAGCATCTTGGACTGCACACCCAAGCGGCTGTGTGAGCTGGAGACCATCCcagccagctccctgcaggaggaggaggaggaggaagaggaggaagagctggaaggggcaggctgcagttgctgctgctgttctcacACGAGTGCCCATTCCCTGCAGGACCTGCCGGCTTGGCTGG ACGCCCGCTTCCCCTGGCCCCTGCAGCTCTTCCACCCGGCAGTCAGGGTCTGTAGGAGTTCCCAGGAGAAGCCAAGTGAGGTGCAGACCTTCCAGCAGATGCAGCGCCGCACGCGCCGGCACCGCACCATATTCAccgaggagcagctgcaggcgCTGGAGACGCTTTTCCACCAGAACCAGTACCCGGACGTGGTCACCCGCGAGCACCTGGCAAACCGCATTCACCTGAAGGAGGAGCGGGTGGAG GTTTGGTTTAAAAATCGTCGGGCGAAGTGGCGGCATCAGAAGAGGGCGACTGCCTCAGCACTGACCCTCCAGCCCAAGCAGCCCCTCAAGGAGAGCTGTTAG